The following proteins are encoded in a genomic region of Lactiplantibacillus plantarum:
- the mnmG gene encoding tRNA uridine-5-carboxymethylaminomethyl(34) synthesis enzyme MnmG, which yields MTEVKQYPGRDYDVIVVGAGHAGSEAALAAARMGNRTLLMTINLDMVAFMPCNPSVGGPAKGIVVREIDALGGEMGRNIDKTYVQMRMLNTGKGPAVRALRAQADKHAYHAEMKHTIEREPNLTLRQGIVDGLIVEDGVCKGVITNTGARYSAKSVVLTTGTAARGKIIIGELMYSSGPNNSQPAMKLSGDLERLGFNLERFKTGTPPRVDGNTIDYSVTEEQPGDPEPHHFSFETKDADYIDLKHQLSCWLTYTNETTHKIIRENLDRAPMFTGVIEGVGPRYCPSIEDKIVRFADKKRHQLFLEPEGRNTDEWYVQGLSTSMPEEVQQRILHSIKGLEDAEMMRPGYAIEYDVVAPYQLKATLETKLVKNLYTAGQTNGTSGYEEAAGQGLIAGINAGLRALDRGQFTLKRSDAYIGVMIDDLVTKGTNEPYRLLTSRAEYRLILRHDNADLRLTDKGRELGLIDDERYAAFEAKRQAIKNELDRLGKIRIKPNDEVNAFLRAHNSGELKDGVLAADFLKRPEVQYADLMKFIPAAPEPLERHIIEQVEIQIKYAGYIQKAEERVDRLKKMEAKKIPDRIDYDAIDGLATEAHQKLKKIQPTTIAQASRISGVNPADIAILSVYIQQGRIAKVQ from the coding sequence ATGACAGAAGTAAAGCAGTACCCAGGCCGCGACTATGATGTTATCGTCGTTGGTGCTGGTCATGCCGGTTCTGAAGCAGCATTGGCCGCTGCCCGAATGGGTAACCGGACACTCTTAATGACGATCAACCTAGACATGGTGGCCTTTATGCCATGTAATCCATCGGTTGGTGGTCCGGCTAAAGGAATTGTCGTCCGTGAGATTGATGCTTTGGGCGGTGAAATGGGCCGTAACATTGATAAGACTTACGTTCAGATGCGGATGCTTAATACGGGTAAAGGCCCAGCTGTTCGAGCTTTACGGGCCCAAGCTGATAAGCATGCTTACCATGCGGAAATGAAACACACGATTGAACGGGAACCGAATCTGACGTTACGGCAAGGAATTGTCGATGGCTTAATTGTTGAAGATGGGGTCTGCAAGGGCGTTATCACGAATACGGGAGCGCGCTATAGTGCCAAGAGTGTCGTTTTGACGACTGGGACGGCGGCTCGTGGCAAGATTATCATTGGTGAACTAATGTATTCTTCGGGTCCAAATAATTCGCAACCAGCGATGAAGTTATCTGGTGATCTGGAACGACTTGGATTTAACTTGGAACGGTTTAAGACCGGTACACCACCACGAGTCGATGGTAATACGATCGACTACAGTGTTACGGAAGAACAACCTGGTGATCCTGAACCACATCATTTTAGTTTTGAAACGAAGGATGCTGACTACATTGATCTAAAGCATCAATTATCTTGCTGGTTAACTTATACGAATGAGACGACTCATAAGATCATTCGTGAAAATCTTGATCGAGCACCAATGTTTACAGGCGTGATTGAAGGGGTCGGACCACGGTACTGCCCATCGATCGAAGATAAGATCGTGCGATTCGCTGATAAGAAGCGGCACCAATTATTCTTGGAACCAGAAGGCCGTAATACGGATGAATGGTATGTTCAGGGCCTTTCAACGTCGATGCCGGAAGAAGTTCAACAGCGGATTTTACATTCCATTAAGGGTCTTGAAGACGCTGAAATGATGCGCCCAGGTTATGCCATCGAATACGACGTGGTGGCGCCTTACCAGTTAAAGGCAACCTTGGAAACAAAGTTGGTCAAGAATCTCTATACTGCTGGTCAAACGAATGGGACTTCTGGGTATGAAGAAGCCGCTGGGCAAGGATTAATTGCCGGTATCAACGCTGGTTTGCGAGCCCTTGATCGTGGTCAATTCACTTTGAAGCGTAGTGATGCTTATATTGGAGTCATGATTGATGACTTAGTTACTAAGGGCACCAATGAACCCTATCGGTTACTAACGAGTCGGGCTGAATACCGGTTGATCTTACGGCATGATAATGCTGATTTGCGGTTAACGGATAAGGGCCGCGAGTTAGGATTGATTGATGATGAACGGTATGCGGCATTTGAGGCGAAACGCCAAGCAATCAAGAATGAACTTGACCGTTTAGGCAAAATCAGAATCAAGCCTAATGATGAGGTCAATGCTTTCTTACGTGCTCATAACTCTGGTGAGCTTAAGGATGGTGTGTTGGCGGCAGATTTCTTAAAGCGGCCAGAAGTACAATATGCTGATTTAATGAAATTTATCCCGGCAGCACCCGAACCACTAGAACGGCATATTATTGAGCAAGTTGAAATTCAGATCAAGTATGCCGGTTATATCCAAAAAGCAGAGGAACGTGTTGATCGATTGAAAAAGATGGAAGCTAAAAAGATTCCGGATCGGATCGATTATGATGCGATCGACGGATTAGCGACTGAGGCTCATCAGAAGCTAAAGAAGATTCAGCCGACAACGATTGCACAAGCTTCACGGATCAGTGGGGTTAATCCCGCGGATATTGCAATTCTGAGTGTTTATATTCAACAGGGGCGAATCGCTAAAGTTCAATAA
- a CDS encoding WxL domain-containing protein — protein MLVRVSKLVSGILVASSLLVSSGVIAQADTPAAPNADSTANTTGTTDIQAMFKGNSSPVSPVNPDNPNKPDNSGDSGNGAKAGGGLSLIYVSNKLDFGSHEIDVLNPETYTAAETDSDLSGLWNKKAVTEVSDVRGSNAGWTLAVAGSSLTGTDGSVMKGATLQLPKGTVTNSGATNNGVQSTEALNVLDGNSATVLSAAKDHGAGVTVDQIDPSNVKLTVPANTAKAQGYQTTLNWSLSDTPAS, from the coding sequence TTGTTGGTAAGAGTTAGTAAGTTAGTCAGTGGTATTTTAGTGGCAAGTAGTTTATTAGTGAGTTCGGGTGTCATCGCTCAGGCAGATACGCCCGCTGCTCCCAACGCAGATAGTACGGCCAATACGACTGGTACGACTGATATTCAGGCGATGTTTAAAGGTAATAGTAGTCCGGTATCACCAGTTAATCCGGATAATCCCAATAAGCCTGATAATAGCGGTGATAGTGGTAACGGTGCTAAAGCCGGTGGCGGCTTATCGCTGATCTACGTTTCTAATAAATTAGATTTTGGAAGCCATGAGATCGATGTTTTAAATCCAGAAACGTACACTGCCGCAGAAACTGATTCGGATTTATCAGGTTTATGGAACAAAAAAGCAGTCACAGAAGTATCTGATGTCCGAGGAAGTAATGCTGGTTGGACACTGGCCGTTGCCGGGAGTAGTTTGACTGGTACAGACGGTTCTGTAATGAAAGGGGCAACGCTTCAGCTACCAAAAGGTACGGTAACTAATTCTGGTGCAACTAATAATGGCGTGCAGTCCACTGAGGCTCTTAACGTGTTAGATGGTAATTCGGCGACAGTATTATCGGCAGCGAAAGATCATGGTGCTGGTGTAACTGTTGATCAAATTGATCCAAGTAATGTTAAGTTAACGGTGCCGGCAAACACGGCTAAAGCGCAGGGGTACCAAACAACTTTGAACTGGAGTTTGAGTGATACACCAGCAAGTTAG
- a CDS encoding DUF916 and DUF3324 domain-containing protein — MGVSLGFSILIGQTGVSANRQQSVHNNNVGFSVAAEIPKNQIHKQNSFFDLKMASGQQQTLRTVIYNVTNKDIKVRTAIHTAYTNTNGTIEYINPAKSYDQSLKYRVSDLATIQGERTITIPAEGSKTVAIKVKLPKQPVNGVLLGGWYFKRVDDKVTGVTEKSINVKNEYSYVIGLKLSSGKLPIPNLCLGPVKAGLNNYHRSIIVALRNPVARIIPNLKIRTVIINKRHQKVIIKNTKTGVMMAPNTVFKAPMPLGSQQLQPGDYQLQMTVNNQRHHWRFKRDFHISMTAAQKYNHESIDNKGVSMWMLIGIGAISMLVLGLGLGVIVWLWRRQRRSKD, encoded by the coding sequence ATGGGTGTGAGTCTTGGATTTAGTATTTTAATCGGACAGACAGGAGTGTCGGCTAATCGGCAACAATCGGTCCACAACAACAATGTCGGTTTTAGTGTTGCCGCTGAGATACCAAAAAATCAGATTCATAAACAAAATTCTTTTTTTGATTTGAAAATGGCAAGCGGTCAACAGCAGACGTTACGGACAGTCATTTACAATGTCACTAATAAGGATATTAAGGTTCGAACGGCTATTCATACCGCGTATACGAATACTAATGGGACGATTGAATATATTAATCCGGCCAAATCGTACGATCAGTCGTTAAAATACCGAGTCAGTGATTTAGCCACAATTCAGGGTGAGCGGACAATAACGATTCCGGCTGAAGGCTCCAAAACGGTCGCAATCAAGGTGAAGTTACCTAAGCAGCCAGTAAATGGCGTCTTGTTGGGTGGATGGTATTTTAAACGGGTTGATGACAAGGTAACAGGAGTAACGGAGAAAAGTATCAACGTTAAGAATGAGTATTCGTATGTTATTGGGTTGAAATTATCTTCAGGAAAATTGCCAATTCCTAATTTGTGTCTAGGGCCGGTGAAAGCTGGCTTGAACAATTATCATCGAAGCATTATTGTTGCGCTACGTAATCCTGTCGCAAGAATCATTCCGAATTTAAAAATCCGAACGGTGATTATTAATAAGCGGCATCAAAAGGTCATTATTAAGAATACGAAAACGGGTGTCATGATGGCGCCAAACACAGTTTTTAAAGCACCAATGCCATTAGGATCACAACAATTACAACCGGGTGATTATCAGTTACAAATGACGGTTAATAATCAGCGTCATCATTGGCGATTTAAACGAGATTTTCATATTAGTATGACAGCAGCTCAAAAATATAATCATGAGTCAATTGATAATAAGGGGGTTAGTATGTGGATGCTAATTGGAATTGGCGCAATTTCAATGCTAGTACTGGGGTTAGGGTTAGGCGTAATCGTCTGGCTATGGCGGCGACAACGGCGGTCGAAGGATTAG
- a CDS encoding cell surface protein, giving the protein MLTITGVAAVGGRSTVTVSFYAGQRTQQQIDNRNVKIPNGTRPYRVVTEKTLTRPKGYYQLPQTDEQLLTWFYASFGSVLLILLMVIRWFNKESYC; this is encoded by the coding sequence ATGTTAACAATAACGGGAGTTGCGGCCGTTGGGGGGCGGTCAACAGTCACCGTTAGCTTTTATGCTGGTCAGAGAACTCAGCAACAGATAGATAATCGCAACGTTAAGATTCCTAATGGGACCAGGCCATATCGTGTGGTGACAGAAAAGACGTTGACAAGACCAAAGGGGTATTATCAATTGCCACAGACTGATGAGCAGCTCTTAACCTGGTTTTATGCGAGTTTCGGTAGCGTGCTACTGATATTATTGATGGTTATCCGTTGGTTTAATAAAGAAAGCTATTGCTAG